In one Colletotrichum destructivum chromosome 2, complete sequence genomic region, the following are encoded:
- a CDS encoding Putative nitrate transporter NarK/NarU, major facilitator superfamily, MFS transporter superfamily, producing the protein MQFSVLWRAPEVNPVNRKARSIPVLNIFNVYARAFHFSWLGFMIAFWAWYTFPPLLTVTIKKDLKLTNAQVANSNIVSLVATLFMRLIAGPACDRFGSRIVFGSLLLIGTLPIGLAPLVTNATGLYISRFFIGVLGATFVPCQVWCTGFFDKNVVGTANALAGGWGNAGGGITYFVMPAVYDSFVHARGYSPGQAWRLTFIVPVICLLVCGLGLLLLCEDTPTGKWADRHLHAQENLQSHGVNAVVDVPGGITDRTAGSMASDEEKSSTHGKNGVIAGNEAPLSRAEMVETAQGDTVVNPTFKDAMKVVFSPQTVFHVATYGCSFGGELAINSILSSYYLKNFPSLGQTGASNWAAMFGFLNIITRPTGGVVSDLLYRYGGHNLWLKKGWITVCGLLTGALLILIGQINPHKEATMFGLVFLMAVFHEAGNGANFGLIPHVHGHANGIVSGVTGAGGNFGGVIFAIIFRFMDNGTNYAKGFWVIGCIHIAVNLGVSWIHPLPKNQRH; encoded by the exons ATGCAATTTTCTGTTCTTTGGAGGGCACCTGAGGTGAACCCTGTCAATCGCAAGGCCCGCAGCATTCCGGTGTTGAACATTTTCAATGTCTATGCGCGCGCGTTCCACTTCTCATGGCTTGGCTTCATGATTGCC TTCTGGGCATGGTACACTTTCCCACCGTTGTTGACGGTGACCATTAAGAAGGACCTGAAGTTGACTAACGCACAAGTCGCCAACTCCAACATTGTTTCTTTGGTCGCGACACTATTTATGcgcctcatcgccggccCCGCTTGTGACCGATTCGGTTCCCGCATCGTCTTCGGCTCCCTATTGCTCATCGGCACACTGCCCATTGGCCTTGCTCCGTTGGTTACGAATGCCACAGGCCTCTACATCAGTCGTTTCTTCATTGGTGTCCTTGGCGCGACTTTCGTCCCCTGCCAGGTGTGGTGCACAGGCTTCTTCGACAAGAACGTGGTCGGAACTGCCAATGCCCTTGCTGGCGGTTGGGGCAACGCTGGCGGTGGGATTACATATTTTGTTATGCCCGCCGTCTATGACTCCTTCGTTCACGCACGTGGCTACTCTCCTGGCCAGGCGTGGCGGTTGACCTTCATCGTCCCCGTCATTTGCCTCCTTGTGTGTGGTctgggccttcttctcctaTGCGAAGACACCCCTACTGGCAAATGGGCCGACCGTCATCTCCATGCTCAGGAGAATCTGCAATCTCACGGTGTCAACGCTGTCGTCGATGTTCCTGGGGGCATTACCGACCGTACTGCCGGCTCCATGGCAtctgacgaggagaagagtAGCACTCACGGAAAGAACGGTGTCATCGCCGGCAACGAAGCCCCTCTCTCCCGCGCCGAGATGGTTGAGACCGCTCAAGGAGACACTGTGGTCAACCCGACTTTCAAGGATGCTATGAAGGTTGTTTTTTCTCCTCAGACCGTTTTCCATGTCGCCACCTACGGCTGCTCGTTCGGCGGTGAGCTGGCCATCAACTCCATCCTCTCCTCATACTACTTGAAGAACTTCCCTTCTCTCGGCCAGACTGGTGCCAGCAACTGGGCCGCCATGTTCGGATTTctcaacatcatcacccGCCCTACCGGCGGTGTCGTGTCTGACCTCCTCTACCGATATGGTGGCCACAACCTTTGGCTCAAGAAGGGCTGGATCACAGTCTGCGGTCTTCTCACTGGCGCTCTCTTGATTCTCATCGGCCAGATCAACCCCCACAAAGAAGCCACGATGTTCGGTCTTGTCTTCCTTATGGCTGTCTTCCACGAGGCAGGAAACGGTGCCAACTTTGGCCTTATCCCTCACGTTCACGGCCACGCCAACGGCATTGTGTCCGGTGTTACCGGCGCTGGAGGAAATTTTGGCGGTGTCATCTTCGCCATCATCTTCCGTTTCATGGACAACGGCACCAACTACGCCAAGGGCTTCTGGGTCATTGGCTGCATCCACATCGCTGTCAACCTTGGTGTTTCCTGGATCCACCCGCTCCCAAAGAACCAGCGCCACTGA
- a CDS encoding Putative K domain-containing protein — protein MSASPTQPANSAKRPLEETSSPSRSNDQPDAKRPALDKILKNDEEVEMAQPPETSTIPTTDTNGAEKTNGSDAKSEQTDAEGTETKPIQSSVAGSVPATSTPSASHDERDWIHIRAVISSPEAATVIGKGGENVSNIRKMSGAKCTVSDYQKGAVERILTVSGVVDAAAKAFGLIIRTLNNEPLAEPSSAQSKTYPLRLLIPHILIGSIIGKGGARIREIQEASGARLNASDSCLPLSTERSLVVMGVADAVHIATYYVGSTLLEQLNDRFGGPAASAYATRSGGPAGVVPGGMQVVPYSPQPTTGNYGNRENYNRRHDARAQHHGLPAAPYGAQPYPPHAAQPNPAMPIHYGAAQAGGYGAAAPMQPHAGAAVPQPHGAHPAQPIHGGAVAGAPLTQQIYIPNDMVGAIIGKGGQKINEIRQISGSVIKINEPQDNSNERLVTITGTEECNRMALYMLYSRLESEKHRI, from the exons ATGTCCGCTTCGCCCACCCAGCCCGCAAACTCGGCCAAGCGCCCTCTGGAGGAGACTTCCTCCCCGTCGCGGAGCAACGATCAACCGGACGCGAAGCGCCCGGCCCTGGACAAGATCCTGAAGAatgacgaggaggttgaAATGGCACAGCCTCCCGAGACCAGCACCATCCCTACTACGGACACGAACGGCGCAGAGAAGACGAACGGCTCCGATGCCAAGTCCGAGCAGACCGATGCTGAGGGTACCGAGACGAAGCCCATCCAGAGCTCCGTCGCTGGTTCTGTCCCTGCAACCTCGACCCCCTCGGCGAGCCATGACGAGAGAGATTGGATCCACATCCGCGCCGTCATCTCTAGCCCGGAAGCCGCCACGGTCATCGGAAAGGGCGGAGAGAACGTTTCCAATATCCGCAAGATGTCCGGTGCCAAGTGCACCGTGAGTGACTACCAGAAGGGAGCTGTCGAGCGTATCTTGACTGTCAGCGGCGTTGTCGACGCTGCCGCTAAG GCCTTCGGTCTCATCATTCGAACCCTGAACAACGAGCCCCTGGCCGAGCCGTCGAGTGCGCAGTCGAAGACCTACCCTCTGCGCCTGCTGATTCCTCATATCTTGATCGGGTCCATCATTGGCAAGGGCGGCGCTCGCATTCGCGAGATCCAGGAGGCTTCTGGCGCTCGGCTTAACGCTTCCGACTCTTGCTTGCCTCTGTCCACCGAGCGCTCGCTGGTTGTCATGGGAgtcgccgatgccgtccACATCGCGACTTACTATGTCGGTAGCACTCTACTCGAGCAGTTGAACGACCGCTTCGGTGGCCCGGCTGCCTCCGCGTACGCCACGAGAAGTGGCGGCCCTGCCGGCGTTGTCCCCGGTGGCATGCAGGTCGTCCCGTATAGCCCGCAGCCTACCACTGGCAACTATGGCAACCGCGAGAACTACAACCGCAGGCACGACGCCCGCGCTCAGCACCATGGCCTCCCCGCCGCTCCGTATGGCGCACAGCCGTACCCCCCTCATGCCGCTCAGCCGAACCCGGCAATGCCCATTCACTACGGTGCGGCGCAAGCTGGTGGCTACGGTGCTGCCGCTCCTATGCAGCCCcatgccggtgccgccgttcCCCAACCCCACGGCGCTCACCCGGCTCAGCCCATTCATGGAGGTGCTGTCGCCGGTGCTCCCTTGACCCAGCAGATCTACATCCCCAACGATATGGTCGGAGCCATCATCGGAAAGGGTGGTCAGAAGATCAACGAGATACGCCAGATCAGTGGCAGTGTGATTAAGATAAACGAGCCTCAAGACAACAGCAACGAACGGTTGGTCACCATCACCGGAACCGAAGAGTGCAATCGGATGGCGCTATACATGCTTTACTCTCGTCTCG AATCGGAAAAGCACCGGATCTAA
- a CDS encoding uncharacterized protein (Putative yeast cell wall synthesis Kre9/Knh1-like protein), producing the protein MQFKISAAGFLAFAASVLAQNPNFNPIFKPTSNEQINAGTTFTIEWDAPDAFKDVTVSISLIGGATQNTQIPLLDIASGIPNSAEKYSWTIPSTLGKDAFYGLVIRSETNPTVDFQFSNPFHIVAGEGASSGTTTVIASSGTATVTLSANTVPVTVSSSASASASASASASASESVIINSTTALSTTAVPTQSQSAPATTVTSVTRPATNGTATRTASTTVAVVTGAAAAAQATAGVFAVLGGLAVAALL; encoded by the exons ATGCAGTTCAAGATCTCCGCCGCTGGCTTCCTGGCCTTCGCTGCCTCCGTCCTGGCCCAGAACCCTAACTTCAACCCCATCTTCAAGCCCACCAGCAACGAGCAGATTAACGCCGGCACTACCTTCACTATCGAGTGGGATGCTCCCGATGCCTTCAAGGATGTAACCGTCTCCATCAGCCTTATTGGCGGCGCCACCCAGAACACCCAGATTCCCCTCTTGGACATTGCTT CTGGCATCCCCAACTCGGCTGAGAAGTACAGCTGGACCATCCCCTCCACCCTCGGCAAGGACGCCTTCTACGGCTTGGTTATCAGGTCCGAGACCAACCCCACCGTCGACTTCCAGTTCTCCAACCCCTTCCACAttgtcgccggcgagggcgccagCTCCGGCACCACCACTGTTATCGCCTCCTCGGGCACTGCTACCGTTACCTTGTCTGCCAACACCGTCCCAGTCACCGTCAGcagctccgcctcggcctccgcctcggcctctgcctctgcctctgcctcggAGAGCGTCATCATCAACTCTACTACCGCTCTCTCCACCACTGCTGTCCCTACCCAGAGCCAGTCTGCTCCTgccaccaccgtcaccagcGTCACCCGCCCCGCCACCAACGGCACCGCCACCCGCACTGCTTCCACCACCGTTGCTGTCGTTACTggtgccgctgctgctgcccaggCCACTGCTGGTGTCTTCGCTGTCCTCGGTGgtcttgccgttgccgcccttCTTTAA
- a CDS encoding Putative helicase, HRDC domain, DNA/RNA helicase, ATP-dependent, DEAH-box type, RQC: protein MTRNNLGDQVSWLLSNVAISKPTALFFPPARDPLGPASSQSQSRFSSSNSQQGLPSHSISQSIPDFSLIGTALHAFDAVEQPQDTRVATAGSSASMARLTSSARHRKPSLAMKQQQLLTPSSTTSGGRFQQAYTAKLQQEDAQLGRISRNPPSSSQEGRQKTAPAGTPDFLDDDDDEILDLTGNDTIMSSDSMVFDDEVAAWNDVHAPIPDPLVKRGQKRKSTEMSKTELDSDSNSDEFPDIYKTLGTPAPKGSRSVKGPKTIPSSIRRATTDSGVIEERTITQTISRTQRTYKMTDEGNGSGTPRRIPMALGAQQALGRTPSKALQIPSSPESSSKIKPLNLQASTNNKQRSRPRVIQDSDDDEFGDEEIDEELLATPSRRTGILLTARSRPSSIPLDDLELSDGLVAPDTPSRPDSSVLQAANHRTPAEAHQMKPLPRQDMNNPLSQQSASSQGQKPAILKFILSNPDSLEAKEKMIQDQLEQNSKEYARVLREGSRDDRVQVKSAKELLLKQQAGLKEVSDLLRSHAMLMDERESLAMHIADAYDEGRDTEEDENRLDGLADKVGDLEQSIGQLLPGVGIDDESFIEDYRRSKSIVMNTQPGNKGLSRTSRDGQATTEMDNQVIHQTQFPGSSRLTDPRDCSPPPFLRGRPEPSRSAKSLVPSVKQSRRDEFDDDFFDDIEDDFDPFHPPAPQVPRPTPNRRTPLKKTRPRAQEMSSDYGDDTDADMLALAQDFELRQSSSAETTRGRGVLAATSGNASQLIRAIEPLKKREPAKAKLSIPPELMKHPWSADVRKALKDRFRMRGFRSNQLEAINATLAGKDAFVLMPTGGGKSLCYQLPAIISSGKTRGITIVVSPLLSLMQDQVDHMSALNIQAVSLNGETNAQKRNQIFSSFKERSPELYIQLLYVTPEMLNNSQNFMRALTNLYANKRLARIVIDEAHCVSQWGHDFRPDYKALGKLRHQFPTVPIIALTATATQNVIVDIKHNLGMDSCQVFSQSFNRPNLTYEVRRKEKELIHKIADLVMSKYNGQCGIIYTLSRKTSEQVAEKLRSQYGVKANHYHAQMTPEDRIRVQREWQADKIHVVVATIAFGMGIDKPDVRFVIHHSVPKSLEGYYQETGRAGRDGNPSDCILFFGYQDVATLKKMIADGEGSEVQKERQRIMLNRVTAFCDNRENCRRVEILRYFGEVFNSDDCEKTCDNCRAGAVFEQHDFSELANAAIRTIELHERLTINQCSEILMGKKYQRTIDPHPDDPHGIAKGMKKHEIERILDRLTAEEALEEENVVNKRAGIAIQYLIVGRNAHLFTNGRRKLLLSVQVSDRNREPLAPKPKKRTKRSQKDDEQDLDEEPSRRLPPSTNVSSPAQARRTLNARKKGKSLAVIVDSDEEDEMVRHEAEDQDLSTHSNGYAKDGFVMSDNDSDDGFEPLPKSRKRGNTSRDIGPRIQGDGRLVGLDELHQDVVHNFVEEAKQLEESLRNAQGLRKPLFSEKSFQEMAIRWTTTLPQMCQIVGIEPEKVDKFGNKFIPLIKRFQSNYRAMIGTEDRDEDMSAGEQDIVDLISSDENEDGEEGEEEEESSKYFSSGPPPLVPAVQEWNERMRELDTAPPSRTSSSNSTRGRGAGARGGRRSGSRKSSSTWAGFKKQGGGVAKKKATGGASRKNGGGATVAGSKNSSMTSYVSRGGKRGGRGRGGGIGLMPH, encoded by the exons ATGACTCGAAACAACCTCGGGGATCAAGTCTCCTGGCTGCTGAGTAACGTCGCGATATCCAAACCCACcgctctcttcttcccaccAGCTCGCGATCCCCTTGGCCCCGCATCATCGCAGTCGCAGAGCCGCTTCAGCAGCTCAAACTCCCAACAAGGGCTTCCAAGCCATTCGATTTCCCAATCAATACCCGATTTTTCGCTTATAGGAACCGCACTTCATGCCTTCGACGCGGTGGAACAGCCACAAGATACTAGGGTGGCAACAGCAGGAAGCTCTGCCTCAATGGCGAGGCTGACCTCGTCTGCGAGGCATAGGAAGCCCTCGCTGGCAatgaagcagcagcagttgcTGACAccatcctcgacgacaagtGGTGGGCGTTTTCAGCAAGCTTATACGGCGAAGCTGCAGCAAGAAG ACGCACAACTAGGGCGAATCAGCCGAAACCCTCCGTCATCTTCTCAAGAAGGAAGACAAAAAACTGCACCCGCAGGTACACCGGATTtcctcgatgacgatgacgacgaaaTCCTCGACTTGACTGGCAATGATACGATCATGTCATCAGACTCTATGGTATTTGACGACGAAGTTGCGGCATGGAACGACGTGCATGCTCCAATCCCAGACCCGTTGGTAAAACGTGGCCAGAAGAGAAAAAGCACAGAGATGAGCAAGACAGAATTGGACTCAGACTCCAACTCGGATGAATTTCCGGACATCTACAAGACACTGGGAACACCGGCCCCCAAGGGTAGTCGTTCAGTCAAGGGACCAAAGACTATCCCGTCAAGTATTCGTCGGGCGACTACTGACAGCGGCGTTATCGAGGAACGGACCATCACGCAGACAATCAGCCGGACGCAGCGCACCTACAAGATGACGGACGAAGGGAACGGGAGTGGGACCCCGCGCCGCATACCTATGGCACTGGGAGCCCAGCAGGCCCTTGGAAGGACTCCGAGCAAAGCACTACAAATACCATCAAGCCCCGAATCGAGCAGCAAAATCAAGCCACTGAATCTCCAAGCGAGCACGAACAACAAGCAACGTAGCAGACCTCGGGTTATCCAAGattccgacgacgacgagtttGGTGATGAAGAGATTGATGAGGAGCTTCTTGCTACACCGAGCAGACGTACCGGAATACTGTTGACAGCAAGATCGAGACCGTCGTCAATTCCTTTGGATGATTTGGAGTTGTCTGACGGACTTGTGGCCCCCGATACTCCCTCCAGGCCTGACTCATCGGTGTTGCAAGCTGCAAATCATCGCACACCAGCCGAGGCGCATCAGATGAAACCCCTACCCCGACAAGACATGAACAACCCACTGTCCCAACAAAGCGCCTCATCCCAGGGGCAGAAACCAGCGATACTTAAGTTCATCTTGAGCAACCCAGACTCTctggaggccaaggagaaaATGATTCAGGATCAGCTCGAGCAGAACTCAAAGGAGTATGCAAGAGTTCTACGCGAGGGCTCAAGAGATGACCGCGTCCAAGTCAAGAGCGCAAAGGAGTTGCTGTTGAAGCAACAAGCTGGCTTGAAGGAAGTTTCCGACCTTCTCAGGTCTCACGCCATGCTCATGGATGAGAGAGAGTCTCTTGCAATGCATATCGCCGACGCTTACGATGAAGGCCGCGACACTGAAGAGGACGAGAATCGTTTAGATGGCCTCGCGGACAAAGTTGGGGACTTGGAACAATCCAttggccagcttcttcctGGTGTTGGCATAGACGACGAATCTTTTATCGAAGATTATCGTAGATCAAAGTCGATCGTCATGAATACTCAGCCCGGCAACAAAGGTCTCTCCCGGACATCAAGGGATGGGCAGGCGACCACAGAGATGGACAATCAAGTTATCCATCAGACGCAGTTTCCTGGGTCGTCCAGACTCACCGATCCCAGGGATTGTTCGCCCCCGCCGTTTCTCCGAGGCAGACCCgagccgtcgaggagcgcAAAGTCACTTGTTCCAAGTGTCAAGCAGTCCCGGCGGGATGAATTCGATGACGACTTTTTTGACGATATTGAAGATGATTTTGACCCATTTCATCCTCCTGCGCCACAAGTGCCCCGACCGACGCCGAACCGCCGAACTCCCCTTAAGAAAACCCGCCCGCGTGCTCAAGAGATGTCGAGTGATTATGGCGACGATACCGACGCAGACATGCTTGCGCTCGCTCAGGACTTCGAACTTCGCCAGTCTTCATCCGCCGAAACCACTAGGGGCAGGGGTGTGCTTGCAGCAACCTCGGGAAATGCTAGCCAGCTCATAAGGGCTATCGAACCCTTGAAGAAAAGGGAGCCGGCAAAAGCGAAGCTGTCAATCCCTCCCGAGCTGATGAAACATCCATGGTCTGCAGACGTGCGGAAGGCCCTGAAAGACAGATTCAGGATGAGAGGATTTCGCTCAAACCAGCTTGAGGCGATCAACGCCACGCTCGCCGGCAAGGACGCCTTCGTGCTAATGCCGACAGGCGGAGGTAAATCTCTTTGCTACCAACTGCCAGCTATAATCAGCAGCGGGAAGACGAGGGGAATCACGATCGTTGTATCCCCTTTGCTCAGTCTCATGCAAGACCAGGTGGACCACATGTCAGCTCTCAACATTCAGGCGGTCTCTCTCAACGGCGAAACGAATGCGCAGAAGCGGAACCAGATATTCTCTTCGTTCAAAGAAAGGAGCCCGGAACTCTATATCCAGCTTCTGTACGTTACGCCAGAAATGTTGAACAACAGTCAGAATTTCATGAGGGCCTTGACGAATCTCTATGCTAATAAAAGGCTCGCACGGATTGTCATTGACGAAGCTCATTGCGTCAGTCAATGGGGTCACGATTTCCGCCCAGACTATAAGGCTCTCGGCAAACTCCGTCATCAATTCCCTACAGTTCCAATCATTGCACTtacggcgacggcgacccaGAACGTCATTGTTGACATCAAGCACAATCTGGGCATGGACAGCTGCCAAGTGTTTTCCCAGAGCTTCAACCGGCCAAACCTTACGTACGAGGTTCgcaggaaagaaaaagagcTGATCCATAAGATCGCTGATCTGGTCATGTCCAAGTATAACGGCCAGTGTGGAATCATCTATACTCTGTCGAGAAAGACCTCTGAGCAGGTGGCCGAAAAACTCCGATCCCAATACGGCGTGAAAGCAAACCATTATCATGCGCAAATGACGCCTGAAGACAGAATCAGAGTGCAGCGAGAATGGCAAGCAGACAAGATTCATGTCGTCGTAGCAACGATTGCTTTTGGCATGGGCATTGACAAGCCTGACGTACGATTTGTTATTCACCACTCGGTCCCCAAGAGTCTGGAAGGCTACTACCAAGAAACAGGACGTGCCGGAAGAGATGGCAATCCCTCGGACTGCATTCTGTTCTTTGGATACCAGGATGTCGCCACCTTGAAGAAGATGATTGCAGATGGCGAGGGTAGCGAGGTGCAAAAAGAACGACAAAGGATTATGCTCAACAGGGTCACTGCTTTCTGCGATAACCGGGAGAATTGCCGTCGTGTTGAAATTCTTCGCTACTTCGGAGAGGTCTTCAACTCTGATGACTGCGAGAAGACGTGCGACAACTGCAGAGCGGGGGCCGTATTTGAACAGCATGACTTTTCTGAACttgccaacgccgccattCGGACCATTGAGCTTCACGAACGCCTGACTATAAATCAGTGCAGTGAGATTTTGATGGGAAAGAAGTACCAAAGGACGATTGATCCCCATCCTGACGATCCCCACGGCATCGCCAAGGGGATGAAGAAGCACGAGATCGAGCGTATCCTCGACAGGCTCACAGCCGAAGAGGCTCTTGAAGAGGAGAACGTAGTAAACAAGAGGGCCGGCATCGCGATCCAATACCTCATT GTTGGCCGCAATGCTCATTTGTTCACCAACGGGCGCCGCAAGCTGCTATTGTCGGTCCAGGTCTCTGATAGGAATAGAGAACCGTTGGCACCAAAGCCGAAAAAGCGGACTAAAAGAAGCCAgaaggacgacgagcaggatCTAGACGAGGAGCCATCGAGACGTCTGCCGCCTTCGACAAATGTTTCCTCGCCCGCCCAAGCCCGAAGAACTCTCAacgcgaggaagaagggcaagtcTCTAGCGGTCATCGTTGATtctgacgaagaagacgagatGGTGCGACATGAGGCCGAAGATCAGGATCTTTCTACGCACTCAAACGGCTACGCCAAAGACGGCTTCGTTATGTCTGACAACGATTCCGACGACGGATTCGAGCCACTGCCCAAATCTCGCAAGCGAGGAAATACCTCTAGGGATATTGGGCCTCGTATCCAAGGCGACGGACGTTTGGTCGGCCTTGATGAGCTGCATCAAGACGTCGTGCACAACTTTGTCGAGGAGGCAAAGCAGCTTGAAGAGTCTTTGCGCAATGCGCAGGGTCTCAGGAAACCTCTCTTTTCCGAGAAGAGCTTTCAGGAAATGGCCATTCGGTGGACAACGACTCTACCTCAGATGTGCCAGATTGTAGGGATCGAGCCAGAGAAAGTGGACAAGTTCGGAAACAAGTTCATCCCTCTGATCAAGCGCTTCCAAAGCAACTACAGGGCCATGATAGGCACTGAGGATAGGGACGAAGACATGAGTGCGGGCGAGCAGGACATAGTAGACCTGATCAGCTCCGACGAAAACGAGGACGgtgaggaaggggaagaggaagaggaatCCTCGAAGTATTTTAGTAGCGGTCCGCCTCCCCTCGTGCCTGCCGTCCAGGAGTGGAACGAGCGAATGAGGGAACTTGACACAGCCCCCCCATCTCGAACCTCATCGTCGAACTCCACACGAGGTCGCGGCGCAGGTGCCCGGGGCGGCCGAAGATCGGGCTCTCGCAAAAGCTCCAGCACGTGGGCGGGCTTCAAGAAGCAAGGGGGTGGCGTAGCCAAAAAGAAGGCAACTGGCGGTGCAAGCAGgaagaacggcggcggtgcgaCTGTTGCAGGCTCGAAGAACAGCTCTATGACGAGCTATGTCTCCAGAGGCGGGAAGAGAGGCGGCCGGGgacgtggcggcggcattggGCTGATGCCGCATTGA